The following coding sequences lie in one Synechococcus sp. PCC 7336 genomic window:
- a CDS encoding cysteine desulfurase family protein, producing MLGELDPTLYFDHSATTPTRPEAIAAMQRAMRESWGNPSSLHGWGQRAAIALETARQQVADSIEASSDRIAFTSGGTEADNLAIFGIARQYDTPQHMAISSVEHSAVENAARQLEREGWQVSRVPVTRAGLAIPTALAEALRPNTVLVSIVHGQSEVGAIQPIAQLAAICRESGILFHSDCVQTAGRLPLSVNKLGVDLLSLSSHKIYGPQGAGALFVREGVEIAAHLLGGKQEGGWRAGTQALPAIAGFGVAAELAQQELEDEVSRLRSLQQRLATALAPLDSLVPTGPQALEHRLPHHLSYCTAEHTGTWLVRQLSLAGFAISAGSACNSGQLVPSRTLLAMGYEERFSAGGIRLTLGKATTAVAVDRLVEAIAHLLQKSPLPIP from the coding sequence ATGCTGGGCGAGCTAGACCCTACACTATATTTCGACCACAGTGCCACGACTCCGACTCGCCCCGAGGCGATCGCCGCCATGCAGCGAGCCATGCGAGAGTCTTGGGGAAATCCGTCCAGTTTGCACGGCTGGGGCCAGCGAGCGGCGATCGCCTTAGAGACAGCCCGACAGCAGGTTGCCGATTCGATCGAGGCCTCCAGCGATCGGATTGCCTTTACCTCGGGGGGCACCGAAGCGGACAACTTGGCAATTTTTGGCATAGCCCGTCAATACGATACTCCTCAACACATGGCGATCTCTAGCGTAGAGCACTCAGCGGTTGAAAATGCTGCGCGACAGCTCGAACGAGAAGGTTGGCAAGTTAGCCGAGTGCCGGTGACTCGGGCAGGGCTGGCGATCCCTACAGCCTTAGCAGAAGCGTTGCGGCCCAATACGGTGTTGGTATCGATCGTCCACGGCCAAAGTGAAGTGGGCGCGATACAGCCCATTGCTCAACTGGCGGCAATCTGTCGCGAATCTGGCATCTTGTTTCACAGTGACTGCGTCCAAACTGCCGGACGGCTGCCCCTTTCGGTCAATAAACTCGGTGTCGATCTGCTCTCGCTATCCAGCCACAAGATTTACGGCCCGCAGGGGGCTGGAGCTCTGTTTGTCCGGGAAGGGGTGGAGATTGCAGCCCACCTATTGGGGGGAAAACAAGAGGGGGGCTGGAGAGCGGGGACTCAGGCATTACCGGCGATCGCGGGGTTTGGCGTGGCCGCAGAGCTAGCCCAGCAGGAACTAGAGGATGAAGTGAGTCGATTGCGATCGCTCCAACAGCGTCTCGCCACCGCCCTCGCCCCCCTCGATTCGCTCGTGCCCACGGGTCCGCAGGCACTAGAACACCGACTGCCCCACCATCTCAGCTACTGTACGGCAGAGCATACGGGCACTTGGCTCGTAAGGCAGCTCAGCTTAGCTGGATTCGCTATTAGCGCGGGGTCTGCTTGCAATAGCGGCCAACTGGTTCCTAGTCGAACGTTGCTGGCGATGGGGTATGAAGAGCGATTTTCTGCAGGGGGAATTAGGCTGACGTTGGGGAAGGCGACGACTGCCGTTGCTGTCGATCGATTGGTGGAGGCGATCGCCCATCTCTTGCAGAAGTCTCCCCTTCCTATCCCTTAA
- a CDS encoding type IV pilin protein, translated as MNSTLRAKLAQKMLKDAKGFTLIELLVVIVIVGVLSAVAVPTFLNQVRRARIAEAQAGLDVVGTASEIYRFDNGSYPSNFSAQLAFTSTNPTYMDAPWTQTAPNYLDPTILAASDASGAIFQTVADVANSPEYINGAQVALTCELGVGDQKGMETDSVEDGCNL; from the coding sequence ATGAACTCTACTCTTCGCGCTAAGTTGGCGCAGAAAATGCTGAAGGATGCCAAAGGCTTCACCCTGATCGAACTGTTGGTTGTCATTGTGATTGTAGGCGTGCTGTCTGCAGTTGCAGTACCTACTTTCTTGAATCAGGTTCGCCGCGCTCGCATAGCTGAAGCACAAGCTGGTTTGGATGTTGTCGGTACTGCCTCTGAAATTTACCGTTTCGATAACGGAAGTTACCCTTCCAATTTTAGTGCCCAACTTGCTTTTACTAGCACGAACCCAACTTATATGGATGCTCCCTGGACTCAAACTGCGCCTAACTACCTCGATCCAACGATTCTCGCGGCCAGTGACGCTAGTGGAGCAATTTTCCAAACTGTAGCCGATGTTGCTAATTCTCCTGAATACATTAATGGTGCTCAGGTCGCACTTACTTGTGAACTCGGGGTAGGTGATCAGAAGGGAATGGAAACAGATTCAGTGGAAGATGGTTGTAACCTATAA
- a CDS encoding IS66 family transposase → MARLSKADLEQMGEEYFRALDPERLVEVAKNLHGLAVEQLEKLEETSQTSSRPPSSDNPYHSSKRQEESADACQDGLCEQTPEPAQTPESASAGSADSPDSGKEAGKRKAGKQPGAQGKWRTQPLKAERTIEHYPQQCAACNAQLDNAQVNPAPYMGYYQFELVSEGSGFRIECQLHHYYGATCSCGHHTQAAPGKGDCSTVTGRQVQLQLKEYTLVGPMLGSFLASLSVRYRLSRAKIQEFLQDWAGIELSVGSIDRSIREAGLACRPVVEELSEQLQPADVLHLDETPWYEWGRLCWLWVATSSTIAVFFIGRRTKQMLLHIVTTAFVGWLVSDGYGAYRWYEHRQRCLAHLIRKALALAQAVEREARQLAQWLLEEMRELIHAMATAASDDPDDPGVIRLQKVALIATGSEHPKLKALAQEILNDWDAVVAFVYNPHLPVTNNQAERALRHAVIARRIGYGTRSAEGSQAYAALLSVMETCRLRGINPWTYLAQVIADRRKGLDAPPFPDSLILAS, encoded by the coding sequence ATGGCTCGACTGAGCAAAGCAGACCTGGAACAAATGGGAGAGGAGTATTTTCGTGCTCTCGACCCAGAGCGTTTAGTGGAAGTGGCCAAGAACCTGCACGGGCTAGCTGTCGAGCAGTTAGAAAAGCTTGAGGAAACCTCTCAGACGAGTTCGCGTCCGCCCTCGTCAGACAATCCCTATCACTCATCGAAGCGGCAAGAGGAATCTGCGGACGCTTGCCAGGATGGGCTCTGCGAGCAGACGCCCGAGCCAGCCCAGACGCCTGAGAGTGCCAGTGCCGGTAGTGCCGATAGCCCAGACTCTGGCAAAGAAGCGGGCAAGCGCAAAGCCGGCAAGCAACCTGGAGCCCAAGGGAAATGGCGCACTCAGCCGCTCAAAGCAGAGCGAACCATCGAGCATTATCCTCAGCAGTGCGCTGCTTGTAATGCCCAATTAGACAATGCTCAAGTGAACCCTGCTCCTTATATGGGCTACTACCAGTTCGAGCTGGTGAGCGAAGGCAGCGGGTTTAGGATTGAGTGCCAACTGCATCACTATTACGGTGCTACCTGTAGCTGTGGTCATCACACTCAAGCAGCTCCAGGCAAGGGGGACTGTTCAACCGTGACCGGTCGCCAAGTGCAGTTGCAATTGAAGGAGTATACGTTGGTGGGACCGATGCTGGGGAGCTTTCTCGCCAGTTTGTCGGTGCGCTATCGTCTGTCCAGAGCGAAGATTCAGGAATTTCTACAGGACTGGGCAGGCATCGAGTTAAGTGTTGGCAGCATTGACCGCAGTATCCGAGAAGCAGGTCTGGCTTGTCGACCGGTGGTGGAGGAGTTGAGTGAGCAGTTGCAGCCAGCGGATGTCCTCCATCTGGATGAGACTCCCTGGTACGAATGGGGACGGCTCTGTTGGCTGTGGGTTGCCACCAGCAGTACCATCGCAGTCTTCTTCATTGGCCGACGCACCAAACAGATGCTGTTGCACATCGTGACGACAGCGTTTGTGGGCTGGTTGGTCAGCGATGGTTATGGGGCCTACCGCTGGTACGAACATCGCCAGCGCTGCTTAGCCCATTTGATTCGTAAAGCGCTGGCCTTAGCCCAAGCTGTTGAGCGAGAGGCTAGACAATTGGCACAGTGGCTTTTAGAGGAGATGCGAGAGCTGATCCATGCTATGGCCACAGCGGCTAGTGACGACCCTGACGACCCTGGCGTTATCCGCTTACAAAAGGTCGCTCTGATCGCTACTGGCAGTGAGCATCCTAAGCTCAAGGCCTTAGCTCAGGAGATCCTCAATGATTGGGATGCGGTTGTAGCTTTTGTCTACAATCCACACTTACCCGTCACCAATAATCAAGCTGAGCGGGCTTTACGTCATGCTGTCATTGCCCGACGCATTGGCTATGGCACCCGCTCTGCCGAAGGGAGTCAGGCTTATGCAGCCCTACTCAGTGTGATGGAGACTTGTCGGCTCAGAGGTATCAATCCTTGGACTTATCTCGCTCAGGTGATTGCAGACAGACGCAAGGGCTTGGATGCACCACCCTTTCCTGATTCTCTAATACTGGC